The following are from one region of the Sorghum bicolor cultivar BTx623 chromosome 2, Sorghum_bicolor_NCBIv3, whole genome shotgun sequence genome:
- the LOC8063540 gene encoding DExH-box ATP-dependent RNA helicase DExH12, with product MANLGGGAEAHARFKQYEYRANSSLVLTTDSRPRDTHEPTGEPETLWGRIDPRSFGDRAVQNKPPELEEKLSKSRTKKSKRDAAAAADPADLPRRDAKRRRRAASTQEVSVLSLTDDAVYKPQTKETRAAYEALLSLIQQQLGGQPLDVLAGAADEVLATLKNDKVKNPDKKKDIEQLLNPISSQLFDQLVSIGKLITDFHDAAAGDAAGVPSADGTDTTLDDDVGVAVEFEEDEDEESDFDQVQDDLDEDDEDDMAELNGPGGMQMGGELDDDDMQNANQGLAVNVQDIDAYWLQRKISQAYGDGDIDAQQSQKLAEDILKIIAEGDDRDVENRLVMLLDYEKFDLIKLLLRNRLKIVWCTRLARAEDQEQRKKIEEEMASDPSLAPILEQLHATRASAKERQKNLEKSIRDEAKRLLNNDAGADGARDRRAAERDMESGWLKGQRQLLDLESLSFHQGGLFMANKKCELPTGSFRTPHKGYEEVHVPALKAKPYETSEKIVKISDMPEFARSAFDGMTQLNRVQSRVYDTALFKPDNILLCAPTGAGKTNVAVLTILQQIGLHMQDDGQFDNTKYKIVYVAPMKALVAEVVGNLSNRLAGYNVTVRELSGDQNLTKQQIDETQIIVTTPEKWDIVTRKSGDRTYTQMVKLLIIDEIHLLHDNRGPVLESIVARTVRQIETTKEHIRLVGLSATLPNYEDVALFLRVRKESLFYFDNSYRPCPLAQQYIGITVRKPLQRMQLMNEICYEKVMAAAGKHQVLIFVHSRKETAKTAKAIRDTALANDTVSRFLKNESASQEILGTHAELVKNNDLKDLLPYGFAIHHAGMARVDRELVEELFADKHIQVLVSTATLAWGVNLPAHTVIIKGTQIYNPEKGAWTELSPLDVMQMLGRAGRPQYDTHGEGIILTGHSELQFYLSLMNQQLPIESQFISKLADQLNAEIVLGTIQNAREACSWLGYTYLYIRMLRNPTLYGLPADILESDKTLDERRADLIHSAANLLDRNNLIKYDRKTGYFQVTDLGRIASYYYISHGTISTYNEYLKPTMGDIELCRLFSLSEEFKYVGVRLDEKMELAKLLDRVPIPVKESLEEPSAKINVLLQAYISRLKLEGLSLSSDMVYIRQSAGRLLRALFEIVLKRGWAQLAEKALNLCKMVDKQMWSVQTPLRQFTGIPKEILMKLEKKELAWERYYDLSSQEIGELIRYPKMGRQLHKCIHQLPKLNLSAHVQPITRTVLGFELTITPDFQWDDKVHGYVEPFWVIVEDNDGEYILHHEYFMLKKQYVDEDHTLNFTVPIYEPLPPQYFIRVVSDKWLGSQTILPVCFRHLILPEKYAPPTELLDLQPLPVSALRNARYEGLYSAFKHFNPIQTQVFTVLYNSDDSVLVAAPTGSGKTICAEFAILRNHQRAVSGESNMRVVYIAPIEGLAKERYRDWERKFGEFAKVVELTGETAADLKLLDKGEIIISTPEKWDALSRRWKQRKHIQQVSLFIVDELHLLGSDKGHVLEVIVSRMRRISSHIGSNIRIVALSASLANAKDLGEWIGATSHGLFNFPPAVRPVPLEIHIQGVDIANFEARMQAMTKPTYTAITQHAKNSKPALVYVPTRKHARLTALDLCAYSSVEGAGTPFLLGSEDEMDTFTRGVEEETLKNTLKCGVGYLHEGLSELDQELVTQLFLGGRIQVCVASSTMCWGRPLPAHLVVVMGTQYYDGRENAHTDYPITDLLQMMGHASRPLQDNSGKCVILCHAPRKEYYKKFLFEAFPVESNLHHFLHDHMNAEVVVGVVENKQDAVDYLTWTFMYRRLTKNPNFYNLQGVSHRHLSDHLSELVETVLNDLESSKCVAIEEDMYLKPLNLGLIASYYYISYTTIERFSSMLTQKTKVKGLLEILASASEYAELPGRPGEEEFIERLVRHQRFSIEKPKYGDPHVKANALLQAHFSRHTVVGNLAADQREILLSAHRLLQAMVDVISSNGWLSLALSAMELSQMVTQGMWDRDSVLLQVPHFTKDLARRCQENEGKPIESIFDLAEMGVDEMRDLLQLSNSQLQDIIEFFKRFPNVDMTYEVREGDDITAGDNVTVQVTLERDMTNVSSEVGPVHAPRFPKPKEEGWWLVIGDSSTNQLLAIKRVALQKRARVKLEFSAPAEAGRKDYMIYLMSDSYLGCDQEYEFTVDVKDAGGD from the exons ATGGCCaacctcggcggcggcgccgaggcGCACGCGCGGTTCAAGCAGTACGAGTACCGCGCCAACTCCAGCCTCGTCCTCACCACCGACTCCCGCCCGCGCGACACCCACGAGCCTACCGGTGAGCCCGAGACGCTCTGGGGCAGGATCGACCCCAGGTCCTTCGGCGACCGCGCCGTCCAGAACAAGCCGCCCGAGCTCGAGGAGAAGCTCTCCAAGTCGCGCACCAAGAAGTCTAAGCGCgacgctgctgctgcggcggacCCCGCCGACCTCCCCCGTCGCGACGCCAAGCGCAGGCGCCGCGCCGCTTCTACCCAGGAGGTCTCCGTCCTCTCCCTCACCGACGACGCCGTCTACAAGCCCCAGACCAAGGAGACGCGCGCTGCCTACGAGGCCCTGCTCAGCCTCATCCAGCAGCAGCTTGGCGGCCAGCCCCTTGACGTCCTCGCCGGGGCAGCTGATGAGGTGCTTGCCACGCTCAAGAATGACAAGGTCAAGAACCCTGATAAGAAGAAGGACATTGAGCAGCTGCTCAACCCTATCTCCAGCCAGCTCTTTGACCAGCTTGTCTCCATCGGCAAGCTCATCACCGACTTCCATGATGCGGCGGCCGGTGACGCTGCCGGTGTGCCTTCTGCCGATGGCACGGACACCACCCTGGATGATGATGTTGGTGTTGCTGTCGAgtttgaagaagatgaagatgaggagagtGATTTTGATCAG GTGCAAGATGACCTGGATGAGGATGATGAAGATGACATGGCTGAGTTGAATGGTCCTGGAGGTATGCAGATGGGCGGCGAGTTAGACGATGATGACATGCAGAACGCCAACCAGGGGCTGGCCGTCAATGTTCAGGACATCGATGCTTACTGGCTCCAGAGGAAGATATCCCAGGCATATGGGGATGGGGACATTGATGCCCAGCAGAGCCAGAAGCTTGCCGAGGATATCTTGAAGATCATTGCTGAGGGCGACGATAGAGACGTCGAGAATCGCCTTGTCATGCTCTTGGACTATGAGAAGTTTGATCTCATTAAGTTGCTGCTGCGCAACCGTCTCAAGATTGTTTGGTGCACCCGCTTAGCCAGGGCCGAAGATCAGGAACAGAGGAAGAAGATAGAGGAAGAGATGGCAAGTGACCCAAGTTTGGCTCCAATATTGGAGCAGCTACATGCAACCAGAGCATCTGCAAAGGAGAGgcagaagaacctggagaaaagTATCAGGGACGAGGCGAAGAGGCTCCTCAACAATGATGCTGGCGCTGATGGTGCCAGGGACCGCAGGGCAGCTGAGCGGGACATGGAGAGTGGATGGCTGAAAGGACAGAGACAGCTGCTTGATCTCGAAAGCCTCTCGTTCCATCAGGGTGGTCTCTTTATGGCTAACAAGAAATGTGAACTGCCGACTGGATCGTTTAGAACCCCTCATAAGGGGTATGAGGAGGTTCATGTGCCAGCACTGAAGGCTAAGCCCTATGAAACATCGGAGAAGATTGTCAAGATATCTGATATGCCAGAGTTCGCACGGTCAGCTTTCGATGGGATGACCCAGCTGAACAGAGTTCAGAGCAGGGTCTATGATACTGCTCTTTTCAAACCAGACAATATCCTTCTCTGTGCTCCGACTGGTGCTGGCAAAACAAATGTGGCTGTGCTTACCATCCTTCAGCAGATCGGTCTGCATATGCAGGATGATGGGCAGTTTGATAATACCAAGTACAAAATTGTCTATGTGGCCCCGATGAAAGCGTTGGTTGCTGAAGTCGTTGGAAACTTGTCGAATCGTTTGGCAGGTTACAATGTTACTGTTAGGGAGCTCAGTGGAGACCAGAACTTGACCAAGCAACAGATTGATGAAACACAGATTATCGTCACGACACCTGAGAAATGGGATATTGTGACCAGGAAATCAGGGGACAGAACCTATACCCAAATGGTGAAGCTGTTAATCATTGATGAGATCCATCTGCTACATGATAACAGAGGGCCTGTTCTGGAGAGCATTGTTGCTAGGACAGTCAGGCAGATTGAGACGACCAAGGAGCATATTCGTCTGGTTGGGCTCTCTGCGACTCTACCAAACTATGAAGATGTTGCATTATTCTTGCGTGTTCGCAAAGAAAGCCTCTTCTATTTTGACAACAGTTACCGACCTTGCCCTCTTGCTCAGCAATACATTGGGATCACTGTGAGGAAGCCACTACAGAGGATGCAGTTGATGAATGAGATCTGTTACGAGAAGGTTATGGCTGCCGCTGGTAAGCATCAAGTGCTGATATTTGTACACTCAAGGAAGGAGACGGCAAAGACTGCCAAAGCCATCAGAGATACGGCGTTGGCAAATGACACAGTCAGCCGCTTTCTGAAGAACGAGAGTGCAAGCCAAGAGATCCTTGGCACTCATGCTGAACTTGTCAAAAACAATGATCTTAAAGACCTTTTGCCTTATGGGTTTGCTATTCATCATGCTGGGATGGCAAGAGTTGACCGTGAGCTTGTTGAGGAGCTTTTTGCTGACAAGCACATTCAAGTACTTGTATCCACTGCTACCCTTGCATGGGGTGTCAATTTGCCTGCACATACTGTTATCATAAAGGGTACGCAGATTTACAACCCAGAAAAAGGTGCTTGGACAGAACTAAGCCCTCTGGATGTTATGCAGATGCTTGGTCGTGCAGGAAGGCCTCAGTATGATACACATGGAGAGGGAATAATCTTGACTGGCCACAGTGAATTGCAGTTCTACCTGTCTCTTATGAACCAGCAGTTGCCTATTGAGAGTCAGTTCATATCCAAATTGGCTGATCAATTGAATGCAGAAATTGTTCTGGGGACTATTCAGAATGCTCGTGAAGCATGCTCGTGGCTTGGCTATACTTACCTCTATATTCGGATGCTCCGCAATCCAACATTGTATGGTTTGCCAGCAGATATCTTGGAGAGTGATAAAACGCTTGATGAAAGGAGAGCTGATTTG ATACATTCCGCTGCAAATCTACTGGATAGGAACAATCTGATAAAGTATGACAGGAAAACAGGATACTTTCAAGTTACTGACCTGGGAAGGATTGCCAGTTATTACTATATCAGTCATGGAACTATTTCAACATACAATGAGTACCTAAAACCTACAATGGGTGATATCGAACTGTGCCGACTGTTTTCTCTTAGTGAAGAATTTAAGTATGTCGGTGTCAGGCTTGATGAGAAAATGGAACTGGCTAAGCTTTTGGATCGTGTACCAATACCCGTGAAAGAGAGCTTGGAGGAACCAAGTGCAAAGATCAACGTTCTGCTGCAAGCATATATTTCTAGGTTGAAACTGGAAGGCCTTTCTCTTAGTTCTGATATGGTCTACATCAGACAG AGTGCTGGCCGTCTCTTACGAGCACTATTTGAGATTGTTTTGAAGAGGGGATGGGCTCAACTAGCAGAGAAAGCGCTGAATCTTTGCAAGATGGTCGATAAACAAATGTGGAGTGTTCAAACTCCCTTGCGGCAGTTTACTGGAATTCCAAAGGAGATCTTGATGAAACTCGAGAAGAAGGAGTTGGCTTGGGAGAGGTACTACGATCTGTCCTCACAAGAAATTGGTGAACTGATCCGCTATCCCAAGATGGGGAGGCAGCTGCACAAGTGCATCCACCAGTTACCAAAGCTGAATCTTTCAGCCCATGTCCAGCCCATTACTCGTACAGTTTTGGGTTTTGAGCTGACAATTACACCTGATTTTCAGTGGGATGATAAGGTACATGGATATGTGGAGCCCTTTTGGGTTATTGTTGAGGATAATGATGGCGAGTACATTCTTCACCATGAATATTTCATGCTTAAGAAACAGTATGTTGATGAAGATCATACATTGAACTTCACAGTGCCGATATATGAGCCACTGCCTCCTCAGTATTTCATTCGTGTTGTGTCTGACAAGTGGCTTGGTTCTCAGACAATTCTCCCTGTCTGCTTTAGGCACTTAATTCTACCAGAAAAATATGCTCCACCAACTGAATTGCTTGATCTGCAGCCTCTGCCTGTTAGTGCATTGAGAAATGCAAGATATGAGGGCCTCTATAGTGCTTTTAAGCATTTCAATCCCATCCAAACTCAAGTATTCACTGTCTTGTATAACAGTGATGACAGCGTGTTGGTTGCTGCACCAACTGGCAGTGGGAAGACGATATGTGCGGAGTTTGCTATACTAAGGAACCACCAGAGGGCAGTGTCTGGTGAGAGCAACATGCGGGTTGTTTATATAGCTCCCATCGAAGGTCTTGCAAAAGAAAGATACAGGGACTGGGAGCGGAAATTTGGAGAGTTTGCCAAGGTAGTCGAGCTCACTGGTGAAACAGCAGCTGATTTGAAGCTTCTGGATAAAGGTGAGATCATAATCAGTACTCCTGAAAAGTGGGATGCACTGTCTCGCCGGTGGAAACAGCGAAAGCACATCCAACAGGTCAGCTTATTCATAGTTGATGAACTTCATCTACTTGGATCTGATAAGGGACATGTTTTGGAAGTCATTGTATCTAGGATGAGGCGCATTTCCAGTCACATTGGCAGTAACATACGGATCGTAGCACTTTCAGCATCACTTGCTAATGCTAAAGATCTCGGTGAATGGATTGGTGCCACTTCTCATGGCCTTTTCAACTTCCCTCCAGCAGTGAGACCTGTGCCATTGGAAATTCATATCCAGGGTGTGGATATAGCAAACTTTGAGGCAAGGATGCAAGCAATGACAAAGCCTACCTACACTGCCATCACACAGCATGCAAAGAACAGTAAACCTGCCCTGGTGTATGTACCAACAAGGAAGCATGCAAGGTTGACTGCACTGGACTTGTGTGCGTACTCTAGTGTTGAGGGTGCTGGAACACCATTTCTTCTTGGgtcagaagatgagatggataCTTTCACCAGAGGTGTCGAAGAAGAGACGCTTAAGAATACACTTAAATGTGGTGTAGGCTATTTGCATGAGGGTCTAAGTGAGCTTGATCAGGAACTTGTAACCCAGTTGTTCCTTGGTGGGAGGATCCAAGTGTGTGTTGCAAGCAGCACAATGTGTTGGGGAAGACCATTGCCTGCTCATTTGGTTGTTGTCATGGGGACTCAGTATTATGATGGCCGGGAGAATGCTCACACCGATTATCCAATTACAGATCTGCTTCAAATGATGGGTCACGCCAGCAGACCACTTCAAGATAACTCAGGGAAATGTGTTATATTGTGTCATGCACCTCGCAAAGAGTACTACAAGAAGTTCCTTTTTGAGGCCTTCCCTGTCGAGAGCAATCTTCACCATTTCTTGCATGATCACATGAATGCTGAGGTGGTGGTTGGTGTTGTAGAAAATAAGCAAGATGCTGTGGATTATCTTACTTGGACTTTCATGTATCGGCGGTTGACAAAGAATCCTAACTTCTACAATCTTCAGGGTGTAAGTCACAGGCATCTGTCAGATCATCTTTCTGAGCTAGTTGAGACTGTCCTGAATGATCTTGAATCAAGCAAGTGTGTGGCTATAGAGGAGGACATGTACCTGAAGCCCCTCAACCTTGGCCTTATTGCTTCATACTACTATATTAGCTACACAACTATTGAGCGTTTTAGTTCTATGCTGACCCAGAAGACTAAGGTGAAAGGACTCCTAGAGATTCTAGCATCTGCTTCAGAATATGCAGAGCTTCCGGGTCGTCCTGGTGAGGAAGAATTCATTGAGAGGCTTGTTCGCCACCAGAGGTTCTCTATCGAGAAACCCAAGTATGGCGATCCACATGTGAAGGCCAATGCTCTACTGCAAGCCCATTTTTCAAGGCACACAGTGGTCGGGAACCTGGCAGCTGATCAGCGTGAGATTCTCCTTTCTGCTCATAGGTTGCTCCAGGCAATGGTTGATGTTATATCCAGCAATGGTTGGCTTAGTCTTGCTCTTAGTGCAATGGAGCTGAGTCAAATGGTGACACAAGGCATGTGGGATCGGGATTCTGTGCTGCTTCAAGTTCCACACTTCACAAAGGACTTGGCTCGGAGGTGCCAGGAAAATGAAGGGAAGCCCATTGAGAGTATCTTTGATCTTGCTGAGATGGGTGTCGATGAGATGCGGGATCTCTTACAGCTATCAAACTCTCAGCTGCAAGacattattgaattctttaagCGGTTCCCAAATGTTGATATGACCTATGAGGTCCGTGAGGGTGATGATATAACTGCTGGTGACAATGTAACCGTGCAGGTAACTCTGGAGCGTGACATGACTAATGTGTCATCTGAGGTTGGTCCAGTTCATGCGCCAAGGTTTCCCAAGCCTAAGGAAGAAGGCTGGTGGCTGGTTATTGGCGACAGCTCCACAAACCAGTTACTGGCAATCAAAAGAGTGGCACTCCAGAAGAGGGCGAGAGTGAAACTTGAGTTCTCTGCTCCTGCAGAGGCTGGGAGAAAGGATTACATGATTTACTTAATGTCAGACTCTTACTTGGGCTGCGATCAGGAGTATGAGTTCACCGTTGATGTCAAGGATGCTGGAGGGGATTGA
- the LOC8063541 gene encoding peroxidase 2, whose amino-acid sequence MDAKLAALIALLALLGPVACHGATVICLGGWVRPVPSLLGGLVCPGNLLPNPSLNPIPAPSSSVLKVGYYNNSSNSNACPNAEDIVRKVVEDAVSKDPGTGAGLIRLFFHDCFVRGCDASVLLRNTSGGSTSEQTEMFGLPNVNSLRGFEVIDAAKAALESACPGVVSCADTLAFAARDASSVLSGGRISSAFAMPAGRLDGRVSLANETTDNLPGPFCDLDALTNFFAAKGLDRDDMVTLSGAHTIGQARCAFVSNRTDMNATLAKDLRRDKCRSGGNTKVALDYKTPDTMDVQYYQNVNDDDVVLDSDAALSSPATKPLVDTYAAGSSLSLWETKFAAAMVKMGSIEVKTSPGADAEIRKKCSIYN is encoded by the coding sequence ATGGACGCCAAGCTTGCCGCCCTCATCGCCTTGCTCGCATTGCTCGGTCCTGTGGcttgccatggcgccaccgtcaTCTGCCTGGGCGGTTGGGTTCGCCCAGTCCCATCACTCCTCGGCGGGCTTGTCTGCCCCGGAAACCTGCTCCCAAACCCTTCCCTGAACCCGATCCCTGCACCCTCATCGTCAGTTCTCAAGGTCGGCTActacaacaacagcagcaacagcaacgcgTGCCCCAACGCGGAAGACATCGTGAGGAAGGTCGTGGAGGACGCGGTGAGCAAAGACCCCGGCACGGGCGCGGGGCTCATCCGCCTCTTCTTCCACGACTGCTTCGTCCGGGGCTGCGACGCCTCCGTCCTCCTCAGGAACACGAGCGGCGGCTCCACCAGCGAGCAGACGGAGATGTTCGGCCTCCCCAACGTGAACAGCCTCCGCGGCTTCGAGGTGATCGACGCGGCCAAGGCGGCGCTGGAGTCGGCGTGCCCTGGCGTCGTCTCGTGCGCCGACACCCTCGCGTTCGCCGCCCGCGACGCGTCCAGCGTGCTCAGCGGCGGCAGGATCAGCAGCGCCTTCGCGATGCCCGCCGGCCGCCTCGACGGGCGCGTGTCGCTCGCCAACGAGACCACGGACAACCTGCCCGGCCCGTTCTGTGACCTCGACGCGCTCACCAACTTCTTCGCCGCCAAGGGCCTCGACAGAGACGACATGGTCACCCTCTCCGGGGCGCACACCATCGGCCAGGCACGCTGCGCTTTCGTGTCCAACCGGACGGACATGAACGCCACCCTCGCTAAGGATCTCAGGAGGGACAAGTGCAGGAGCGGCGGCAACACGAAGGTGGCGCTGGACTACAAGACCCCTGACACCATGGACGTGCAGTACTACCAGAACGTGAACGACGATGACGTGGTGCTGGACTCGGACGCTGCGCtgagctcgccggcgacgaAGCCGCTGGTGGATACCTACGCGGCCGGTTCTTCGTTGAGTCTGTGGGAGACCAAGTTCGCGGCAGCGATGGTGAAGATGGGCAGCATCGAGGTCAAGACCAGCCCCGGTGCGGACGCCGAGATCAGGAAGAAGTGCTCCATTTACAACTAA